The Kosakonia sacchari SP1 genome includes a window with the following:
- a CDS encoding ABC-F family ATPase — protein MLVTSNVTMQFGSKPLFENISVKFGGGNRYGLIGANGSGKSTFMKILGGDLEPTLGNVSLDPNERIGKLRQDQFAFEEFSVLDTVIMGHAELWEVKQERDRIYGLAEMSEEDGYKVADLEVQYGEMDGYSAEARAGELLLGVGIPVEQHYGPMSEIAPGWKLRVLLAQALFANPDILLLDEPTNNLDIDTIRWLEQVLNERDSTMIIISHDRHFLNMVCTHMADLDYGELRVYPGNYDEYMTAATQARERLLADNAKKKAQIADLQSFVSRFSANASKSRQATSRARQIDKIKLEEVKASSRQNPFIRFEQDKKLFRNALEVEALTKGFDEGPLFKNFNMLLEVGEKIAILGANGVGKSTMLKTLVGELEPDNGTVKWSENAQIGYYAQDHAEDFDNDLTVFDWMSQWKQEGDDEQAVRSILGRLLFSQDDIKKPAKVLSGGEKGRMLFGKLMMQKPNILVMDEPTNHLDMESIESLNMALEMYQGTLIFVSHDREFVSSLATRVIEITPQRVIDFSGNYEDYLRSQGIE, from the coding sequence GTGTTAGTCACCAGCAACGTCACCATGCAATTCGGCAGCAAGCCGCTGTTCGAAAATATCTCCGTCAAATTTGGCGGCGGCAACCGTTACGGCCTGATCGGGGCTAACGGGAGTGGTAAATCCACCTTTATGAAAATCCTCGGCGGCGATTTAGAGCCGACGTTGGGTAACGTCTCTCTCGATCCGAATGAGCGTATCGGTAAGTTGCGCCAGGATCAGTTCGCCTTTGAAGAGTTCAGCGTGCTCGACACGGTGATCATGGGCCATGCAGAACTGTGGGAAGTGAAACAGGAACGAGACCGTATTTATGGCCTCGCGGAAATGAGCGAAGAGGACGGCTACAAAGTGGCCGACCTCGAAGTGCAGTACGGCGAAATGGACGGTTACTCGGCGGAAGCGCGCGCGGGCGAACTGCTGCTCGGCGTCGGCATTCCGGTTGAGCAGCACTACGGCCCAATGAGCGAAATCGCCCCCGGCTGGAAACTGCGTGTGTTACTGGCGCAGGCGCTATTTGCCAATCCGGACATTCTGCTGCTCGATGAACCAACCAACAACCTGGACATCGACACCATCCGCTGGCTGGAGCAGGTGCTGAACGAACGTGACAGCACCATGATCATCATTTCGCACGACCGCCACTTCCTTAACATGGTCTGTACGCACATGGCGGATCTCGACTACGGCGAGCTGCGCGTTTATCCGGGCAACTACGATGAATACATGACGGCGGCGACCCAGGCGCGCGAACGTCTGCTGGCGGATAACGCCAAGAAAAAAGCGCAGATCGCCGATCTGCAATCGTTCGTCAGCCGTTTTAGCGCGAACGCCTCCAAATCTCGCCAGGCGACGTCACGCGCGCGCCAAATTGACAAAATCAAGCTGGAAGAAGTTAAGGCTTCCAGTCGTCAGAACCCGTTTATCCGCTTCGAACAGGACAAGAAATTGTTCCGCAACGCGCTGGAAGTGGAAGCCCTTACTAAAGGTTTTGATGAAGGCCCGTTGTTTAAAAACTTCAACATGCTGCTGGAAGTGGGCGAGAAGATCGCCATTCTGGGTGCGAACGGCGTGGGTAAATCCACCATGCTGAAAACGCTGGTGGGCGAGCTTGAGCCTGATAACGGCACGGTGAAATGGTCTGAAAACGCCCAGATCGGTTACTACGCGCAGGATCACGCCGAAGATTTTGATAACGATCTGACCGTCTTCGACTGGATGAGCCAGTGGAAACAGGAAGGTGATGACGAACAAGCGGTGCGCAGCATCCTCGGTCGCCTGCTGTTCAGCCAGGACGATATCAAGAAACCGGCGAAAGTGCTGTCCGGTGGTGAAAAAGGCCGCATGCTGTTCGGCAAGCTGATGATGCAAAAACCGAACATCCTCGTTATGGACGAACCGACCAACCACCTGGATATGGAATCCATCGAATCGCTGAACATGGCACTGGAGATGTACCAGGGCACGCTGATCTTCGTTTCCCACGACCGTGAATTTGTCAGCTCGCTGGCAACCCGCGTGATTGAGATTACGCCGCAGCGCGTCATCGACTTCAGCGGGAACTATGAAGATTATCTGCGTAGTCAGGGTATCGAATAA
- a CDS encoding DUF1479 domain-containing protein has translation MAFTSETLPIDHKASIRQMKQQLRAQIGDVQQVFNRLSEQIAARVADINALKAQGKSVWPQIAYSDIAQGKVSEAQRALIKRRGCAVIKGHFPREQALDWDRSMLDYLDQNHFDEVYKGPGDSFFGSLEASRPEIYPIYWSQAQMQARQSKEMAAVQAFLNRLWRFESEGQQWFDPDVSVIYPDRIRRRLPGTTSKGLGAHTDSGALERWLLPAYQRVFASVFSGKFDEYDPWNAAHRTEVEEYTVDNTTKCSVFRTFQGWTALSDMIPGQGLLHVVPIPEAMAYILLRPLLDDVPEDELCGVAPGRVLPVSEKWHPLLMEALSSIPALEAGDSVWWHCDVIHSVAPVENQQGWGNVMYIPAAPLCAKNLAYARKVKVALEQGASPGDFPRENYESDWSGRFTLDDLNIHGKRALGIEV, from the coding sequence ATGGCTTTTACCAGTGAAACGCTGCCCATCGATCACAAAGCATCGATCCGTCAGATGAAACAGCAACTGCGTGCGCAGATCGGCGATGTACAGCAGGTATTTAACCGCCTGAGTGAGCAGATTGCCGCTCGCGTAGCCGATATTAATGCCCTTAAAGCTCAAGGCAAATCCGTGTGGCCACAAATTGCCTACAGCGACATTGCGCAAGGCAAGGTCAGCGAGGCGCAGCGGGCGCTGATCAAGCGGCGCGGTTGTGCTGTCATTAAGGGGCATTTCCCGCGTGAGCAGGCGCTGGACTGGGATCGCTCCATGCTGGATTATCTCGACCAGAACCATTTTGATGAGGTGTACAAAGGGCCTGGCGACAGCTTCTTTGGCTCGCTGGAGGCCTCGCGCCCGGAAATCTACCCTATTTACTGGTCGCAGGCGCAGATGCAGGCGCGCCAGAGTAAGGAAATGGCCGCCGTGCAAGCCTTCCTCAACCGCCTGTGGCGCTTCGAAAGTGAAGGCCAGCAGTGGTTTGACCCGGATGTGAGCGTTATCTACCCGGATCGTATCCGCCGCCGCCTGCCGGGAACCACCTCAAAAGGCCTCGGCGCACATACGGATTCCGGCGCGCTGGAGCGCTGGCTTCTGCCCGCTTACCAGCGTGTGTTTGCCAGCGTGTTTAGCGGCAAATTTGATGAATATGACCCGTGGAACGCGGCGCACCGCACCGAGGTGGAAGAGTACACGGTGGATAACACCACCAAATGTTCGGTGTTCCGCACCTTTCAGGGCTGGACGGCGTTGTCGGATATGATCCCCGGCCAGGGGTTGCTGCACGTGGTGCCGATCCCGGAAGCGATGGCATATATACTGCTGCGCCCATTGCTGGACGATGTGCCGGAAGATGAATTGTGCGGCGTGGCGCCAGGGCGGGTATTACCGGTTTCGGAGAAGTGGCATCCGCTGCTGATGGAAGCCCTGAGCAGCATTCCGGCGCTGGAAGCCGGAGATTCCGTGTGGTGGCACTGCGATGTGATCCACTCGGTTGCGCCGGTGGAAAACCAGCAAGGCTGGGGCAATGTGATGTACATTCCCGCCGCGCCGCTGTGCGCGAAAAACCTCGCGTATGCGCGCAAAGTGAAAGTGGCGCTTGAGCAAGGCGCTTCGCCGGGCGATTTCCCGCGTGAGAACTACGAAAGCGACTGGTCAGGCCGCTTTACGCTGGACGACCTGAATATTCATGGTAAGCGCGCGCTGGGTATTGAAGTTTAA
- a CDS encoding Cof-type HAD-IIB family hydrolase produces MTVKVIVTDMDGTFLDDAKQYDRTRFLAQFEQLRQRNIEFVVASGNQYYQLISFFPELKETISFVAENGALVYEHGQQLFHGELTRHEAQVVIGELLKDSSLNFVACGLESAYVSENAPAEFVDLMSKHYYRLKPVRDFQHIDDTLFKFSLNLPDSDIPQLIDALHVSLDGIMKPVTSGFGFVDLIIPGLHKANGITRLLKRWGISPQQCVTIGDSGNDAEMLRMTDLSFAMGNASDAIKSIARHQTDDNNHQGALNVIQAVLDNTAPFNH; encoded by the coding sequence ATGACCGTCAAAGTTATCGTTACCGATATGGACGGAACCTTCCTTGATGACGCCAAGCAGTACGATCGCACGCGATTTTTGGCGCAATTCGAGCAGCTTCGTCAGCGGAATATTGAGTTCGTTGTCGCCAGTGGCAACCAGTATTACCAGCTGATCTCCTTCTTCCCGGAGCTGAAAGAGACCATTTCGTTCGTCGCGGAAAACGGCGCGCTGGTGTATGAGCACGGTCAACAGTTGTTCCACGGTGAGCTGACCCGCCACGAAGCGCAAGTGGTGATTGGCGAACTGTTAAAAGACAGCAGCCTCAATTTTGTTGCCTGCGGCCTGGAAAGCGCGTACGTAAGCGAAAACGCCCCGGCAGAGTTCGTCGATCTGATGTCGAAACACTATTACCGTTTAAAGCCGGTGCGCGATTTTCAGCACATTGACGATACCTTGTTCAAGTTTTCGTTGAACTTGCCGGACAGCGACATCCCGCAACTGATCGACGCTCTGCATGTCTCGCTCGACGGCATCATGAAGCCGGTCACCAGCGGCTTTGGTTTTGTCGATTTGATAATCCCGGGTCTGCATAAAGCCAACGGCATTACGCGTCTGCTTAAACGCTGGGGCATCTCACCGCAACAGTGCGTCACCATTGGCGACAGCGGTAACGACGCGGAAATGCTGCGCATGACCGATTTATCGTTCGCCATGGGCAACGCCAGCGACGCCATTAAATCCATTGCCCGTCATCAGACCGATGATAATAACCACCAGGGCGCGCTGAATGTGATTCAGGCCGTGCTTGATAACACCGCACCATTCAATCACTGA
- a CDS encoding MFS transporter, with the protein MSQGINNEMAASKSRRIVKKLRWWMLVLFLFGVTVNYITRNSLGILAPELKTSLGITTEQYSWIVGAFQLAYTIFQPLCGWLIDVIGLKVGFMVCAIIWALACIFHAGAGSWVHLAILRFTMGASEAAATPANAKTIGEWFPKSERPVAAGWAGVGFSIGAMLAPPIIYFAHASFGWQGAFMFTGVLALLWVILWWAFYHNPDKHPNLSKDELAFIQQDNEPPAVKLPFFTALKTVSKNKRFYGIAIPAFMAEPAWAVLSFWVPLYLAKEHGMDLKQIAMFAWLPFLAADLGSVASGYLTKLYTRWFGCSRVNSVVASSVTGAFLMISLAIVAITRDPYITIVLISIGGFGHQIISCMLSALVVESFDKGQMATVNGMRGSAAWIASFLFSLLIGVTADKIGFNPLFIAMGFFDLIGACFLVAFIAERRAKRA; encoded by the coding sequence ATGAGCCAGGGGATCAACAATGAAATGGCGGCCAGCAAGAGCCGCCGGATAGTCAAAAAATTACGCTGGTGGATGTTAGTGCTGTTCTTATTCGGCGTAACGGTGAACTACATCACCCGTAACTCGCTGGGGATTCTGGCACCGGAATTAAAAACCAGCCTCGGCATCACCACCGAACAATATTCGTGGATTGTCGGCGCGTTTCAGTTGGCTTACACCATTTTCCAGCCGTTGTGTGGCTGGCTGATTGACGTGATTGGCCTGAAAGTCGGCTTTATGGTGTGCGCCATCATCTGGGCGCTGGCCTGCATTTTCCACGCCGGCGCAGGCAGTTGGGTACATCTGGCGATTTTGCGTTTCACCATGGGCGCATCGGAAGCGGCAGCGACACCCGCTAACGCCAAAACCATCGGCGAATGGTTCCCGAAATCAGAACGCCCGGTAGCTGCCGGTTGGGCAGGCGTTGGCTTCTCGATTGGCGCCATGCTGGCTCCGCCGATTATCTACTTCGCTCATGCCTCATTTGGCTGGCAGGGAGCGTTTATGTTTACCGGTGTGCTGGCGCTGCTGTGGGTGATTTTGTGGTGGGCGTTTTACCACAACCCGGACAAACACCCCAATCTCAGTAAAGACGAGCTGGCATTTATTCAGCAGGATAATGAACCACCAGCGGTCAAACTGCCCTTCTTTACCGCCCTGAAAACTGTCTCGAAAAACAAACGCTTTTACGGTATCGCCATCCCGGCGTTTATGGCGGAACCGGCCTGGGCGGTGCTGAGCTTCTGGGTGCCGCTCTACCTGGCAAAAGAACACGGTATGGATCTGAAACAGATCGCCATGTTCGCCTGGCTGCCGTTCCTCGCCGCCGATCTCGGCAGCGTCGCCAGTGGTTATCTCACCAAACTCTATACCCGCTGGTTTGGCTGCTCCCGCGTGAACTCGGTGGTTGCCAGCTCGGTGACCGGCGCATTTTTGATGATTTCGCTCGCCATTGTCGCCATCACTCGCGACCCGTACATCACCATTGTGCTGATTTCGATTGGCGGTTTTGGCCATCAGATCATCTCCTGCATGTTGAGCGCGCTGGTGGTGGAGTCCTTCGATAAAGGCCAGATGGCAACAGTAAATGGCATGCGCGGCTCGGCGGCGTGGATCGCCAGCTTCCTCTTCTCACTGCTGATTGGCGTTACCGCCGACAAAATTGGTTTCAACCCGCTGTTTATTGCCATGGGTTTCTTTGACCTGATTGGCGCTTGTTTCCTGGTGGCATTTATTGCTGAACGACGCGCAAAACGCGCCTGA
- a CDS encoding LacI family DNA-binding transcriptional regulator, protein MDKKLKINEIALRTNLSTSTVSRVLAGKANTSEKARTAVLACARELGVMEGIAAGRLLLNNLTVFAPQRAFDERSDIFYYRVIQSINKALAPHEVRLRYCALEELDSDANEFLARMNAPETQAAILLGIDDPHIHDLAADMGKPCVLINCRDGRMRLPSIAPDHRTIGEFAANYLFDMGHREVVNVMCLRRYTMDLRLAGIKEAWQRRNLRFQSKRDLITVPSFSAKEAGMRVGEWLDDPAHKSPPTAFLVGGDFMAEGTVHALQQRGLRVPQDVSVMSIDAFNLAAIQDVPLTAVHVPRDELGVEAVHLLQQRLIRPQATTGSLLLNGTLAVRESVRRIRPGQQRTAVEREGLYDA, encoded by the coding sequence ATGGATAAAAAGCTCAAAATCAACGAAATTGCCCTGCGCACCAACCTGTCGACCAGCACGGTTTCCCGTGTGCTGGCAGGTAAAGCCAACACCAGTGAAAAAGCGCGTACCGCAGTGCTGGCCTGCGCACGTGAGTTGGGGGTGATGGAGGGGATTGCCGCCGGGCGACTGCTTCTGAATAACCTGACTGTTTTCGCACCGCAGCGGGCCTTTGATGAGCGCTCCGATATCTTCTATTACCGTGTGATCCAGAGCATTAACAAAGCGTTGGCACCCCATGAAGTGCGGCTGCGCTACTGCGCACTGGAAGAGCTGGACAGCGACGCCAACGAATTTCTCGCGCGCATGAACGCACCGGAAACCCAGGCGGCGATCCTGCTGGGCATTGATGATCCCCACATTCATGACCTGGCGGCCGATATGGGTAAACCCTGCGTGTTAATCAACTGCCGTGACGGGCGTATGCGCTTGCCTTCCATCGCGCCGGATCACCGCACGATCGGCGAGTTTGCTGCCAATTATCTCTTTGATATGGGCCACCGCGAGGTGGTGAATGTGATGTGTCTGCGCCGCTACACCATGGATCTGCGCCTTGCGGGCATAAAAGAGGCCTGGCAGCGGCGCAATCTGCGTTTTCAAAGTAAGCGGGATCTGATCACCGTTCCCAGTTTTAGTGCCAAAGAAGCGGGGATGCGGGTAGGGGAGTGGCTTGATGATCCGGCGCATAAATCACCGCCTACCGCGTTTCTCGTCGGTGGCGATTTTATGGCGGAAGGCACGGTTCATGCGCTCCAGCAGCGAGGGCTGCGCGTACCGCAGGATGTGTCGGTGATGAGCATTGATGCGTTTAACCTGGCGGCGATCCAGGATGTTCCGCTCACCGCAGTGCATGTCCCGCGTGATGAACTGGGTGTAGAGGCGGTACACCTGCTGCAACAGCGCTTGATCCGCCCGCAGGCCACCACCGGTTCGCTGTTACTCAACGGCACGCTTGCGGTGCGCGAATCGGTACGGCGGATACGTCCGGGACAACAACGTACCGCCGTGGAGCGTGAAGGGTTGTACGATGCTTAA
- a CDS encoding glycoside hydrolase family 31 protein encodes MKTLKNWTLQKQAAHHVELLVDGQHTLCLYVLEENLFRVLLKRKGELALDRTWSIAPKDDVPWEGRSRDDLSGFSLPQWSLAQQHETVTIESAKLRVTVHQPLWLEWHYRNDAGEWQWLASDRPTSAYLVNAHGDGVAHYLSRKKEERFYGLGEKAGNLQRNGQRYEMRNLDAMGYSAASTDPLYKHIPFTLTRRDDISYGLFYDNLSSCWLDLGNEIDNYHTAYRRWQAEAGDIDYYIFTGARALDVTKAFVRLTGKTLFGPKWSLGYSGSTMHYTDAPDAQNQLMNFIRLCEEHAIPCDSFQLSSGYTSINGKRYVFNWNYDKVPQPKVMSQAFHDAGLKLAANIKPCLLQDHPRYSEVAERGLFIRDSETDAPERSSFWDDEGSHLDFTNPQTVTWWQEGVSTQLLEMGIDSTWNDNNEFEVWDGEARCHGFGQEIAIKHIRPVMPLLMMRASMEAQQRFAPHKRPYLISRSGCAGMQRYVQTWSGDNRTNWQTLRYNIRMGVGMSLSGLYNVGHDVGGFSGDKPDAELFVRWVQNGVMHPRFTIHSWNDDHTVNEPWMYPAITPSIRSAIELRYRLLPYLYTLLWQAHVDDEPMLRPTFLDHEHDEQTFEECDDFLLGRDLLVASVVEPGQRERRVWLPANDTGWYDFYTGCWYAPGQWVTLDAPLETLPLLVRAGAGLPLSDRIRHVDTNADTTRELQLFPIKGTGRSGGLLFEDDGESWGYKEGNALWLEWEMVCTGSTIDLQVQTRGDYRPAWQALKVTLPTGEKRQLLINGVAASEWTFA; translated from the coding sequence ATGAAAACCCTGAAGAACTGGACGTTACAAAAACAGGCAGCTCACCATGTTGAGCTGTTGGTGGACGGACAACACACCTTGTGTCTGTATGTGCTGGAAGAAAACCTGTTTCGCGTGCTGCTCAAGCGTAAAGGCGAGCTGGCGCTGGACAGAACCTGGAGCATCGCGCCGAAAGATGATGTGCCGTGGGAAGGTCGCTCGCGTGACGATCTGTCGGGTTTTAGCCTGCCGCAATGGTCGTTAGCGCAACAGCACGAGACAGTAACCATTGAGAGCGCAAAACTGCGCGTTACCGTGCATCAGCCGCTGTGGCTGGAGTGGCACTACCGCAACGACGCAGGTGAGTGGCAATGGCTGGCGAGCGATCGCCCGACCAGCGCATATCTGGTTAACGCCCATGGCGACGGCGTGGCGCACTATCTCAGTCGTAAAAAAGAGGAGCGTTTCTACGGCCTCGGCGAAAAAGCGGGCAACCTGCAACGCAATGGTCAACGCTATGAGATGCGCAACCTTGATGCGATGGGCTATAGCGCTGCCAGCACCGACCCGCTGTACAAGCATATTCCGTTTACCCTCACCCGCCGCGACGATATCAGCTACGGGCTGTTTTATGACAACCTCAGCAGTTGCTGGCTGGATCTGGGTAACGAGATCGATAACTATCACACCGCCTATCGCCGCTGGCAGGCGGAAGCGGGCGATATTGATTACTACATTTTTACCGGCGCGCGTGCGCTGGATGTCACCAAAGCGTTTGTACGCCTCACCGGGAAAACGCTGTTCGGCCCGAAGTGGAGCCTCGGTTATAGCGGCTCCACCATGCATTACACCGATGCGCCGGATGCGCAAAACCAGCTGATGAATTTTATTCGTCTGTGCGAAGAACACGCCATTCCGTGCGATTCGTTCCAGCTCTCATCCGGCTACACCTCCATTAACGGCAAGCGCTACGTCTTTAACTGGAACTACGACAAAGTGCCGCAGCCGAAAGTGATGAGCCAGGCGTTTCACGATGCGGGCCTGAAACTGGCGGCAAATATCAAACCCTGTTTGTTGCAGGATCATCCGCGTTATAGCGAAGTGGCGGAGCGTGGTCTGTTTATTCGCGATTCCGAAACCGATGCGCCGGAACGTTCCAGTTTCTGGGATGACGAAGGCTCACACCTCGACTTTACCAACCCGCAGACTGTCACCTGGTGGCAGGAAGGCGTGTCCACCCAGTTGCTGGAGATGGGGATCGATTCGACCTGGAACGATAACAACGAATTTGAAGTCTGGGACGGCGAAGCGCGCTGCCACGGTTTTGGCCAGGAAATAGCCATCAAGCATATTCGCCCGGTGATGCCGTTGCTCATGATGCGTGCCTCGATGGAAGCGCAGCAGCGATTTGCTCCGCACAAGCGCCCGTACCTGATTTCCCGTTCCGGCTGCGCCGGGATGCAGCGTTATGTGCAGACCTGGAGCGGCGATAACCGCACCAACTGGCAGACGTTGCGCTACAACATCCGCATGGGCGTAGGCATGAGTTTGTCTGGCCTGTATAACGTCGGTCACGATGTCGGTGGTTTTTCCGGCGATAAGCCGGATGCGGAGCTGTTTGTGCGTTGGGTGCAAAACGGGGTGATGCATCCGCGTTTCACCATCCATTCGTGGAACGACGATCACACGGTGAATGAGCCGTGGATGTACCCGGCGATCACACCGTCGATCCGCAGTGCGATTGAGCTGCGCTACCGCCTGCTGCCCTATCTCTATACGCTGCTGTGGCAGGCGCATGTTGACGACGAACCGATGCTGCGTCCGACCTTCCTCGATCACGAACATGACGAGCAGACGTTTGAAGAGTGCGACGACTTCCTGCTTGGCCGCGACCTTCTGGTGGCAAGTGTCGTCGAACCCGGCCAGCGCGAGCGCCGCGTCTGGCTGCCTGCCAACGACACCGGCTGGTACGATTTTTACACCGGTTGCTGGTATGCGCCTGGCCAGTGGGTGACGCTGGATGCGCCACTGGAAACGCTGCCGCTGCTGGTGCGCGCCGGTGCCGGTCTGCCGCTCAGCGATCGCATCAGGCATGTGGATACCAACGCGGACACCACGCGTGAGCTGCAACTCTTCCCGATAAAAGGCACCGGGCGTTCAGGTGGCTTGCTGTTTGAGGACGATGGTGAATCCTGGGGTTATAAAGAGGGCAACGCGCTGTGGCTGGAGTGGGAAATGGTCTGCACGGGCAGCACCATTGATTTGCAGGTACAAACACGCGGCGACTATCGCCCGGCCTGGCAGGCGCTGAAAGTGACGCTGCCTACAGGTGAAAAACGCCAGCTGTTAATTAATGGCGTTGCGGCCAGCGAGTGGACCTTTGCTTAA
- a CDS encoding formate C-acetyltransferase/glycerol dehydratase family glycyl radical enzyme, with protein MTTLQLNTLTDRIKAHKTALVHIVKPPVCTERARHYTQVYQQNMDKPLPVRRALALAHHLAERTIWIKHDELIIGNQASEVRAAPIFPEYTVSWIEKEIDALADRPGAGFAVSEQNKHVLHEICPWWRGQTVQDRCYGMFTDEQKALLETGIIKAEGNMTSGDAHLAVNFPLLLELGLDGLRHKVDERRTRINLTVLNDLHGDQFLKAIDIVLEAVSLHIERFADLARQMAGEETRQNRRDELLAMAENCLIIAHEPPRTFWQALQLCYFIQLILQIESNGHSVSFGRMDQYLYPYYRRDVELHQSLPREQAIELLHSCWLKLLEVNKIRSGSHSKASAGSPLYQNVTIGGQQWHNGEARDAVNPLSYAILESCGRLRSTQPNLSVRYHAGMSNDFLDACVQVIRCGFGMPAFNNDEIVIPEFIKLGVEPADAYDYAAIGCIETAVGGKWGYRCTGMSFINFARVMLAALEGGRDATSGKIFLPQTQALSAGNFNTFDEVMHAWDRQIRYYTRKSIEIEYVVDTMLEENVPDILCSALVDDCIERAKSIKQGGAKYDWVSGLQVGIANLGNSLAAVKKLVFDQGVIGQQQLAQALAEDFDGLTQEQLRQRLVNSAPKYGNDDDSVDTLLVRAYQTYIDELKQYHNPRYGRGPIGGNYYAGTSSISANVPFGAATMATPDGRKAHTPLAEGASPASGTDHLGPTAVISSVGKLPVEAILGGVLLNQKLNPSTLENESDKQKLMVLLRTFFEVHKGWHIQYNIVSRETLLEAKKHPDQYRDLVVRVAGYSAFFTALSPDAQDDIIARTEHTL; from the coding sequence ATGACCACGCTGCAACTCAACACCCTGACCGATCGTATAAAAGCCCATAAAACCGCGCTGGTGCATATTGTGAAGCCACCGGTTTGCACCGAGCGTGCCCGTCATTACACGCAGGTTTACCAGCAAAATATGGACAAACCGCTGCCGGTACGCCGCGCGCTGGCGCTGGCGCATCACCTGGCCGAGCGCACTATCTGGATCAAACATGACGAACTGATTATCGGTAACCAGGCCAGCGAAGTGCGCGCCGCGCCGATCTTCCCGGAATACACCGTTTCATGGATCGAAAAAGAGATCGACGCGCTCGCAGACCGCCCCGGTGCTGGCTTTGCGGTTAGCGAACAGAACAAACACGTGCTGCATGAGATCTGCCCGTGGTGGCGCGGCCAGACGGTGCAGGATCGCTGTTACGGTATGTTTACCGACGAACAAAAAGCGCTGCTGGAAACCGGCATTATTAAAGCCGAAGGCAACATGACGTCTGGCGACGCGCACCTGGCGGTGAACTTCCCGCTGCTGCTGGAATTGGGTCTCGACGGGCTGCGCCACAAAGTGGATGAGCGCCGGACACGCATCAACCTGACGGTGCTCAACGATCTGCATGGCGATCAGTTCTTAAAAGCGATTGATATCGTGCTGGAAGCCGTCAGCCTGCATATTGAACGTTTTGCCGATCTGGCACGCCAGATGGCCGGGGAAGAGACGCGGCAAAACCGCCGCGATGAGTTGCTGGCGATGGCGGAAAATTGCCTGATTATCGCCCACGAACCGCCGCGTACCTTCTGGCAGGCATTGCAACTTTGCTACTTTATCCAGCTGATTTTGCAGATTGAATCCAATGGGCATTCGGTCTCTTTTGGACGCATGGATCAGTATTTGTATCCGTACTATCGCCGCGATGTTGAACTGCACCAGTCGCTGCCCCGCGAACAGGCCATTGAGCTGCTGCACAGTTGCTGGCTGAAACTGCTGGAAGTGAACAAAATTCGCTCCGGCTCGCATTCGAAAGCCTCGGCGGGCAGCCCGCTGTATCAGAACGTCACCATCGGCGGTCAACAGTGGCATAACGGTGAAGCGCGCGATGCGGTTAACCCGCTCTCTTACGCGATTCTGGAATCCTGCGGACGCCTGCGTTCCACCCAGCCGAACCTGAGCGTGCGTTACCACGCCGGCATGAGCAACGACTTTCTCGACGCCTGCGTGCAGGTGATCCGCTGCGGCTTCGGCATGCCCGCGTTCAATAACGATGAAATTGTTATTCCGGAATTTATCAAACTCGGTGTCGAACCCGCGGACGCCTACGATTACGCGGCCATTGGCTGCATTGAAACCGCCGTTGGCGGCAAATGGGGCTACCGCTGCACCGGCATGAGTTTTATCAATTTTGCCCGCGTGATGCTGGCGGCGCTGGAAGGTGGTCGCGATGCCACCAGCGGCAAAATCTTTCTGCCGCAAACCCAGGCGCTGTCGGCGGGTAATTTCAACACGTTCGATGAGGTCATGCACGCCTGGGACCGACAGATTCGTTATTACACCCGTAAATCGATTGAGATTGAGTATGTGGTCGACACCATGCTGGAAGAGAACGTGCCGGATATTCTCTGCTCCGCGCTGGTCGATGACTGCATTGAGCGGGCGAAGAGCATTAAACAAGGCGGCGCGAAGTATGACTGGGTATCCGGCTTGCAGGTGGGGATTGCCAACCTGGGTAACAGCCTCGCGGCGGTGAAAAAGCTGGTCTTTGACCAGGGTGTTATCGGGCAACAACAACTGGCACAGGCGCTGGCAGAGGATTTCGACGGTCTGACGCAGGAACAGTTGCGTCAGCGGCTGGTCAACAGCGCACCGAAATACGGCAACGACGATGACAGCGTGGATACGCTGCTGGTGCGTGCCTATCAAACCTATATTGATGAGCTGAAGCAGTATCACAATCCGCGTTACGGTCGCGGCCCGATCGGCGGTAATTACTACGCCGGAACCTCGTCTATTTCCGCGAACGTGCCGTTTGGCGCAGCAACCATGGCAACACCGGATGGTCGCAAAGCGCATACGCCGCTGGCAGAGGGTGCAAGCCCGGCGTCCGGCACCGATCATCTGGGGCCGACGGCGGTGATAAGTTCCGTGGGTAAATTGCCGGTGGAAGCGATTCTCGGTGGCGTGTTGCTGAACCAGAAACTGAATCCGTCGACGCTGGAAAATGAGAGCGATAAGCAAAAGCTGATGGTGCTGCTGCGCACGTTCTTCGAGGTGCATAAAGGCTGGCATATTCAGTACAACATTGTGTCGCGCGAAACGCTGCTTGAGGCGAAGAAACACCCGGATCAGTATCGCGATTTGGTGGTGCGCGTCGCCGGTTATTCGGCGTTCTTCACCGCCCTGTCGCCAGATGCACAGGACGACATTATCGCCCGCACTGAACATACCTTATAA